A section of the Pseudomonas flavescens genome encodes:
- the prfH gene encoding peptide chain release factor H codes for MILLQLSAAQGPEECALAVAKAVVRLQAEAHAQAVQVRVLEEEPGPRSGTLRSVLLALEGEQAHSLVDCWTGSLQWTCPSPYRPGHARKNWFFGGARFTAPAPELAGEIRFETLRSSGPGGQHVNTTDSAVRATHSASGISVKVQSERSQHANKRLAVLLIGQRLAQQAQQDADAVRAERRSFHRQVERGNPRRVFRGERFEPVSG; via the coding sequence ATGATCCTTCTGCAACTATCGGCAGCCCAGGGACCTGAGGAGTGCGCCCTGGCGGTGGCCAAGGCAGTGGTCAGGCTGCAGGCCGAGGCGCACGCCCAGGCTGTACAGGTGCGGGTTCTCGAAGAGGAGCCGGGGCCACGATCCGGCACCTTGCGTTCGGTATTGCTGGCGCTGGAAGGCGAGCAGGCGCACAGCCTTGTCGACTGCTGGACAGGGTCGCTGCAATGGACCTGCCCCAGCCCGTACAGGCCAGGCCACGCCCGCAAGAACTGGTTCTTCGGTGGCGCGCGGTTCACCGCGCCAGCCCCGGAACTGGCCGGTGAAATCCGCTTCGAAACCCTGCGCTCGTCCGGCCCAGGCGGCCAGCATGTCAACACCACCGACTCGGCGGTGCGTGCTACGCATAGTGCCAGCGGCATCAGCGTCAAGGTCCAGAGCGAGCGCAGCCAGCATGCCAACAAGCGTCTGGCCGTTCTGCTGATTGGCCAGCGCCTCGCACAGCAGGCTCAGCAGGATGCCGATGCTGTACGCGCCGAGCGTCGCTCGTTTCACCGGCAGGTGGAGCGGGGCAACCCCAGGCGGGTATTTCGGGGCGAACGTTTCGAGCCCGTGAGTGGGTGA
- a CDS encoding RNA ligase RtcB family protein yields MGTCIRTLSDGTVLVAADDTWIEGKAIQQLETTARLPGMHRVAGMPDLHPGRGYPVGAAFFSVGRLYPALVGNDIGCGMALWRTDSAIAKLNLDKLEKRIGNLDAPLDDSWREAIDAFDLPLSGHERSLGTIGGGNHFAELQLLDESYDDEAMAALGIDRKHLLLLVHSGSRGLGESILREQVDLFGHQGLEAGSDACAHYLSRHDGALRFAEANRQLIARRILERLRSDGRAVLDINHNLVSSARVDGVQGWLHRNGATPSDQGVVVIPGSRGDYSYLVQPLADARSLFSLAHGAGRKWMRSECKDRLAARYSVEQLGRTSLGSRVICADRALIYEEAPEAYKAIDSVIGALQGAGLIRVLARLKPVLTYKTRGGCC; encoded by the coding sequence ATGGGCACTTGTATTCGCACTTTGTCCGACGGCACCGTTTTGGTCGCCGCGGACGACACCTGGATCGAAGGAAAAGCGATCCAGCAACTCGAAACGACCGCTCGCCTGCCGGGCATGCATCGGGTCGCCGGCATGCCGGATCTGCACCCGGGGCGTGGCTATCCGGTCGGCGCGGCATTCTTTTCCGTGGGCCGCTTGTACCCGGCCCTGGTTGGCAACGACATCGGTTGTGGAATGGCGCTGTGGCGTACCGACAGCGCTATCGCCAAACTGAATCTGGACAAGCTGGAAAAGCGCATCGGCAACCTCGACGCGCCGCTGGACGACAGTTGGCGTGAGGCCATCGACGCCTTCGATCTTCCCCTCAGCGGCCATGAACGCTCGCTGGGCACCATTGGTGGCGGCAACCATTTCGCCGAGCTGCAACTGCTCGACGAAAGCTACGACGACGAGGCGATGGCGGCACTGGGCATCGACCGCAAGCACCTGCTGTTGCTGGTGCACAGCGGCTCGCGCGGGCTGGGCGAGTCGATTCTGCGCGAGCAGGTCGACCTGTTCGGGCATCAGGGGCTGGAGGCGGGCAGTGATGCCTGCGCCCATTACCTGAGTCGCCACGACGGCGCCTTGCGTTTTGCCGAGGCCAATCGTCAGTTGATCGCTCGGCGCATCCTCGAGCGTTTGCGTAGCGATGGCCGGGCGGTGCTGGACATCAACCACAACCTGGTCTCGTCGGCACGCGTCGATGGCGTTCAGGGCTGGTTGCACCGCAATGGCGCGACGCCATCGGATCAGGGCGTTGTGGTGATTCCCGGTTCCCGTGGTGACTACAGCTATCTGGTGCAACCGCTGGCCGACGCGCGCAGCCTGTTCTCGCTGGCGCATGGTGCCGGTCGCAAATGGATGCGCAGTGAGTGCAAGGACCGTCTTGCCGCTCGCTACAGCGTCGAGCAACTGGGCCGGACCAGCCTCGGCAGCCGGGTCATCTGCGCCGACCGAGCGCTGATCTACGAGGAGGCGCCGGAGGCGTACAAGGCCATCGACTCGGTGATAGGCGCACTGCAGGGGGCCGGACTGATACGTGTGCTGGCGCGCCTGAAACCGGTGCTGACCTACAAGACACGTGGAGGGTGCTGCTGA
- a CDS encoding Na/Pi cotransporter family protein gives MLTLLNLLSAIALLIWGTHIVRTGILRVYGSQLRRVLSHNVGKRPMAFVAGIAVTALVQSSNATALLVTSFVGQGLMALTPALAIMLGADVGTALMARVLTFDLSWLSPLLIFLGVVFFLSRKQTRAGQLGRVGIGLGLMILALQLIVAAATPITEAKGIHVLFASLTGDLLLDAVVGALFALISYSSLAAVLLTATLTGAGVIGLPVAIGLVIGANIGSGVLAFLNASMQSQAGRRVALGSLLYKLIGLLLVIPVLDPLVHWLDSLKWHPAELVIGFHVLYNSLRCVLMLPTLGLMARFCNWLLPDRPDMNAVAKARHLDPTALSTPSLALSNAVRETLRIGDLVDSMLGHLLDALRGSQPILGKDLRRLDDDIDALYTAVKLYLAQVQREELSDHDSQRWAEIIEFSSNLERAGDIIERMLGKIQDEKTSQRHAFSESGLVELTELHERLLGNLRLGLSVFFSADADAARQLLREKRRFRIQERRLTHLHVERLHKQVVKSLETSSLHLELIDDMKRLNSLFCASAYAVLGSHETGALLVEEGGE, from the coding sequence ATGTTGACTCTGCTCAATCTGCTTTCCGCCATTGCCCTGCTGATCTGGGGCACCCATATCGTGCGTACCGGGATCCTGCGGGTATACGGCTCGCAATTGCGTCGCGTGCTCAGCCACAACGTCGGCAAACGGCCCATGGCGTTCGTCGCCGGCATCGCCGTGACCGCCCTGGTGCAAAGCAGCAACGCCACGGCGCTGCTGGTCACTTCATTCGTCGGCCAGGGTCTGATGGCGCTGACCCCGGCGCTGGCGATCATGCTCGGTGCCGACGTCGGTACCGCGCTGATGGCGCGGGTGCTGACCTTCGACCTCAGTTGGCTGTCGCCCCTGCTGATCTTCCTCGGCGTGGTGTTCTTCCTGTCCCGCAAGCAGACCCGTGCCGGCCAGCTCGGCCGGGTGGGCATCGGCCTCGGGCTGATGATTCTGGCGCTGCAGTTGATCGTCGCAGCCGCCACGCCGATCACCGAGGCCAAGGGCATTCACGTGCTGTTCGCCTCGCTCACCGGCGACCTGCTGCTCGACGCCGTGGTCGGTGCACTGTTCGCACTGATTTCCTACTCGAGCCTGGCCGCGGTGCTGCTCACCGCGACGCTGACCGGTGCCGGTGTGATCGGCCTGCCGGTGGCCATCGGTCTGGTGATCGGTGCCAATATCGGCAGCGGCGTGCTGGCCTTTCTCAATGCCAGCATGCAGAGCCAGGCCGGGCGTCGCGTGGCCCTGGGCAGCCTGCTCTACAAGCTGATCGGCCTGCTGCTGGTGATTCCGGTGCTGGACCCACTGGTGCACTGGCTGGACAGCCTCAAATGGCATCCGGCAGAACTGGTCATCGGCTTTCACGTGCTCTACAACAGCCTGCGCTGCGTGCTGATGCTGCCGACCCTCGGCCTGATGGCGCGCTTCTGCAACTGGCTGCTGCCGGATCGGCCGGACATGAATGCGGTCGCCAAGGCCCGCCACCTCGATCCCACCGCACTGTCCACGCCGAGCCTGGCACTCTCCAATGCGGTCCGTGAAACCCTGCGCATCGGTGACCTGGTCGACAGCATGCTCGGCCACCTGCTCGACGCCCTGCGTGGCAGCCAGCCGATTCTCGGCAAGGACCTGCGCCGCCTCGACGACGATATCGATGCCCTCTACACCGCGGTGAAACTGTATCTCGCCCAGGTACAGAGAGAGGAGCTGAGCGACCACGACAGTCAGCGCTGGGCGGAGATCATCGAGTTCTCGTCGAACCTGGAACGTGCCGGCGACATCATCGAACGCATGCTCGGCAAGATCCAGGACGAGAAGACCTCACAGCGCCACGCCTTCTCCGAAAGCGGCCTGGTGGAACTCACCGAACTGCACGAACGCCTGCTGGGCAACCTGCGCCTGGGGCTGTCGGTGTTCTTTTCCGCTGACGCCGATGCCGCTCGCCAATTGCTGCGCGAGAAGCGTCGCTTCCGTATTCAGGAGCGCCGGCTGACCCATTTACATGTCGAACGTCTGCACAAGCAGGTGGTCAAGAGTCTGGAAACCAGCTCTCTACACCTGGAACTGATCGACGACATGAAACGCCTCAACTCGCTGTTCTGCGCCAGTGCCTATGCCGTGCTCGGCAGCCATGAAACCGGCGCCCTGCTCGTCGAAGAAGGTGGCGAGTAG
- a CDS encoding filamentous hemagglutinin N-terminal domain-containing protein: MDVRSPLFQNIALILAGVMFLNPIAATAAQLTVDAQAGGNTSLGQAANGVPIVNIATPNGSGLSHNKFTDYNVGQQGLILNNATERLQSTQQGGIIIGNPNLGGSNLQGRAAGVILNEVTGSNRSQLKGYTEVAGQAANVIVANPHGITCDGCGFINTPRATLSTGAPVIENGQLRSFDVNGGDIAIEGAGLNASNVDQFDLITRSAKLNAEIHTKRLNVITGRNDVDAATLQAIAKADDGSEKPQLAIDSSALGGMYAGAIRLVGTEAGVGVKLAGDMAASAGDIQIDASGRLSLNRVVASDDIELAASAIELGGDAYAGRIVAARATQTLSLDEERSLAAGERITLNARQISNQGVIEAGVNRDNTRNASGNVTLKADGVRNRGSLLASGDLDLALSGTLDNRAGALGAKASTRVTAKTLDNRGGLVVADESLDVSAAKRLDNRDGEISSQGVASVNAGQLDNRSGRLSAGSVLTVTAHELDNSAKGTLSSRGSLTVREAALDNQGGTLVADRRLDISGQSLDNRGGVVSGKADASIAVDGVLDNAGASRVVSEGRLSIAAGELRNHAGGQIGAKGDVEVRAGVLGQQAGELLSQG; the protein is encoded by the coding sequence ATGGACGTTCGCAGCCCATTGTTTCAAAACATCGCCCTGATTCTGGCGGGTGTGATGTTCCTCAACCCCATCGCCGCCACCGCCGCGCAACTGACCGTGGACGCGCAGGCGGGCGGCAACACCAGCCTGGGGCAGGCCGCCAATGGCGTGCCGATCGTCAACATCGCCACGCCCAACGGCAGCGGGCTGTCGCACAACAAGTTCACCGACTACAACGTCGGCCAGCAAGGGCTGATCCTCAACAACGCCACCGAGCGGCTGCAGAGCACCCAGCAAGGCGGCATCATCATTGGCAACCCGAACCTGGGCGGCTCCAATCTGCAGGGGCGTGCAGCAGGGGTCATCCTCAACGAAGTGACCGGCAGCAACCGCAGCCAGCTCAAGGGCTACACGGAAGTGGCCGGGCAGGCGGCGAACGTCATCGTCGCCAACCCCCATGGCATCACCTGCGACGGCTGCGGCTTCATCAACACCCCGCGGGCGACCCTGAGCACGGGTGCGCCGGTGATCGAAAACGGCCAACTGCGCAGCTTCGACGTCAATGGCGGCGACATCGCCATCGAAGGTGCAGGCCTCAACGCCAGCAACGTCGACCAGTTCGACCTGATCACCCGCAGCGCCAAGCTCAACGCCGAGATTCATACCAAGCGCCTGAACGTCATCACCGGCCGCAACGACGTGGATGCCGCCACCCTGCAGGCCATCGCCAAGGCCGATGACGGCAGTGAAAAACCGCAACTGGCCATCGACAGCTCGGCCCTGGGCGGCATGTACGCGGGGGCGATTCGTCTGGTGGGCACCGAGGCGGGCGTGGGCGTGAAGCTGGCCGGCGACATGGCGGCCAGTGCCGGGGATATTCAGATCGATGCCAGCGGGCGATTGAGCCTCAACCGTGTGGTGGCCAGTGATGACATCGAGTTGGCCGCCAGTGCAATCGAACTCGGTGGCGATGCCTATGCCGGGCGCATTGTCGCAGCCCGTGCCACGCAGACCCTGAGCCTGGATGAGGAACGGAGTCTGGCGGCGGGTGAGCGGATCACGCTGAACGCACGGCAGATCAGCAACCAGGGCGTGATCGAGGCGGGCGTCAACCGCGACAACACCCGCAATGCGAGTGGCAATGTCACGCTCAAGGCCGATGGCGTGCGCAATCGGGGCAGCCTGTTGGCCAGTGGCGATCTCGACCTGGCCCTCAGCGGCACGTTGGATAATCGGGCGGGTGCCCTTGGCGCCAAGGCCAGCACCCGGGTGACGGCCAAGACGCTGGACAACCGCGGGGGGCTGGTCGTCGCTGACGAGTCGCTGGACGTGAGCGCTGCCAAGCGCCTGGACAATCGGGACGGTGAGATTTCCAGCCAGGGCGTGGCGAGCGTCAACGCGGGGCAGCTGGATAACCGCAGCGGGCGGCTCAGTGCGGGCAGCGTACTGACGGTTACAGCCCATGAGCTGGACAACAGCGCCAAGGGTACCCTGAGCAGTCGTGGAAGCCTGACCGTGCGCGAGGCGGCGCTGGATAACCAGGGTGGAACCCTCGTCGCGGATCGACGCCTGGATATCAGCGGGCAGAGCCTGGATAACCGGGGTGGGGTGGTCAGCGGCAAGGCCGATGCCAGCATCGCGGTGGACGGCGTCTTGGACAACGCCGGGGCGAGCCGCGTGGTCAGCGAAGGCCGTCTCAGCATTGCCGCTGGTGAACTGCGCAACCACGCAGGCGGGCAGATCGGGGCCAAGGGCGATGTCGAGGTACGAGCAGGCGTTCTCGGCCAGCAGGCTGGCGAATTGCTCAGCCAGGGCTAA